Genomic DNA from Salinibacter pepae:
ATGAAGCTGTACGTCACCAGCTGCCAGGGCTCCAGCAGGATGTCCGGAAACACCGGGTGCAGCGCCAGGTGCGACCGGACGAACATGAGCCCGGTGCTCCACAGGTTGAGGAACTGCAGAGCGACCCACACCACGACGTTAATCGTGATGATGGTGCGCAGCGCCGCCGGCTGCTGGTAGTACCACGTCTTGAAGTCGTACACGGTCGATGGCTGGGCTGTTGACCCCAATCAAAGGCAAAACGAGAAAATGGCGCCGTTCTGGACGTGCCGTTTCCTAAATACACCGCCTTATACCGCGGAGTGAGGGCAAGGTTTGCTCGGGGGACGGTCCCGATCGGCCGGTTTGCGTTCGGTGGGCGATCGTCACGTTCCTCATATTTGGCGTTGTTGGATTTGGCGTCGTTGGACAGCGTGATGCGTGAGGAGTGATGCGCGATTCTGAAAGCTCACGTCTCCCGCATTACGTCACGCCTCCCGGTTCGACCGTCGAAGGAGGCGTACGGTCGGAGACTGAGTCGACCTCGATACGGCCAGTTGTCCCCTGGATCCCCTTACCACCGCATTACCCGATCCGGCTGTACCGGCAGCTTGCCCCGCCAGTACTGGATGAGGAGAAAACCAATCACCATGCCGCCGAGGTGGGCAAAGTTGGCCACCCCCGCCTGTGTGCCCGTGACCGCCGAGTAGAGCTCCAGTGCCCCAAACCCGGCGACGAGCCACTTGGCCTTGATCGGAAACAGAAACCAGATGTAGATTGGCTGATTCGGAAACATCATGCCGAAGGCCAGCAGGATGCCGTACACCCCGCCCGAGGCCCCCACCGTCGGGATCGGCGCGCTCACGAACGCGAGGTGGGTGAGGGCGGCGCCGATGACGCACGCGAAGTAGAAAAACACGAATCGCTGCGAGCCCCAGCGGTTTTCGACCTGAACCCCAAACATCCAGAGGGCGAACATATTGAAGAACAGGTGCCCAAAGCTCCCGTGCAGGAAGCCGTAGGACACCAACTGCCAGGGCCAGAAGTCGGGACCGGCGGTGCCGGGCGGGTAGAGGGGCATGAGGTCCAGCACGCTCGCCAGCATTGAGGACCGCGCCAGCGTCTCGGCCGCCACAAACTGGGCCAGGAAAAACAGGCCGTTGAGGATGAGGAGGTTCTTAATCACCGGCGGCATCACCGAGACCCGAGTGGGCGGCCGGTACTGGGTGCGTTGCGGCATGCGATACGAACGTCTTGTTCGGAGGGGGAGAAAACCGCACGGCAGTGCGGATCCAGTCAACAATCGTACAGCCTGCGGGGCCGTGCGTTCGGGCGGCGGGGGCCGGGTCCCATCA
This window encodes:
- a CDS encoding rhomboid family intramembrane serine protease, whose protein sequence is MPQRTQYRPPTRVSVMPPVIKNLLILNGLFFLAQFVAAETLARSSMLASVLDLMPLYPPGTAGPDFWPWQLVSYGFLHGSFGHLFFNMFALWMFGVQVENRWGSQRFVFFYFACVIGAALTHLAFVSAPIPTVGASGGVYGILLAFGMMFPNQPIYIWFLFPIKAKWLVAGFGALELYSAVTGTQAGVANFAHLGGMVIGFLLIQYWRGKLPVQPDRVMRW